Proteins encoded by one window of Blautia luti:
- a CDS encoding fibronectin type III domain-containing protein: MKNRTLKSLSVLLSICLLGTSPVSATDFSDGSDFTEDSTQAQTDTNSAVADPTATDDFSADDATDDTAAFDSEDEIFTDEETNSEFSSDEVETEEAPVAGGLENSISTHFNYSIVEADIENDPSLKTICDTYKGSNLESQDYEAWATTIDSYLTTSPDGNLMRVQAGALDGKLLIEYYDTSYNFKRAMTLDLSLPIFGAFYESNDNYYILTGQNNPDHNDSVETYRVTKYSKDWKAQGSCSLFGANTAQPFAFGTARMMVSGNYLYVRTCHVMYNGHQANVTFSVNTSDMSIMDQYYKVEYTPSGYVSHTFTQFLKMDNGTFLGVDQGDTYPRGINLVKSTIDSSTGRFTKNFSTSVIMDFTLGGGTYTAATVGGFEYSDSSYLVAGSCDIDNTRTTRNVFILSAPKSGDTPVIRYLSNYAGTEDTASAPHLIKTGSNSFIIMWSSQGHVYYTALDGNGQQTSSIYQMVGNLSDCVPVIVNGKLIWYTWKNEVNTFYSINLSNLSENHASRITNGHKFANGTPVNGLMKRSCTACGYQDTVSVPTSINLWKKKEPDSYNYIYMGRSNYMDIGQSADLWWTPKFNSANSSYPELSECVISNSDESVLSIKMNTIDMATITAKKAGKATISIKSKYSDDYVLKTDFYVNMIDSSHSRLSLKRSTYNYDGTEHKPSATLTINGAAATEGTDFKLSYEGDLVNAGTVTVTATGIGKYTGSVSTTYRINPQTLTATDTSISVESAYYNGSEQKPAVSVTHNGKKLTPDTDYTVAYTNNIKVTNYARACITGQGNYKGTLTQYFTIRKQDISNCSIILSADSFPYDGSDKRPEVTVKSGNNTLTASSDYTVSYSNNRAVGTATVTISGRNNYTGSTSKSFRIVPADIANFTASLSASTFGYDGSKKEPSATVRSGNKALTSGTDFTVSYSNNVNVGTASAVITGKGNYSGSITKEFIITPADFSKLTASLAAGTFSYDGTEKKPEVTVKSGSKQLTSGTDFTVSYTDNINVGTAKAVITGKGNYSGTITKSFKITQADLSKFTASLSADSFIYDGAEKKPVVTVKSDNAQLTADTDFTVSYSSNVNAGTATVTITGKGNYSGSIRKQFTITPADFSGFSAELSADTVTYTGSAQKPGATVKSGDKVLVSGTDFTVSYSNNTNAGTAKATIKGKGNYSGTITKEFTITPADISQLTASLSADIFRYNGTEQKPSVTVKSRDKMLVPDTDFTVSYSDNIDVGTATVNITGQGNYTGSMTRTFTITNARIPAVITAKSVTLNQSTKKTSIFTAETDGKITLKSSNSKIVKVSGTKIIPVAPGKVTLTITAARGQDYEKASKKISVTVRPLTTSKLSLKSTAKKQATVSWTARKSISRYQIYYSRRSDMKNAKHITAKSSAKSAVLKNLTSKKKYYVRIRTYKTVSGKKYYSTWSSVKSVTVK; the protein is encoded by the coding sequence ATGAAAAACAGAACTTTAAAATCTCTATCTGTCCTGCTTTCTATCTGCCTGCTAGGAACATCTCCAGTCAGTGCCACTGATTTTTCAGACGGCTCTGACTTTACAGAAGACAGCACGCAGGCTCAGACAGACACCAATTCAGCTGTCGCAGATCCGACAGCCACAGACGATTTCTCGGCAGATGATGCCACAGACGACACAGCAGCTTTTGATTCTGAAGACGAGATTTTCACTGATGAAGAAACGAACAGTGAATTCTCTTCTGATGAGGTGGAAACAGAAGAAGCGCCGGTTGCCGGCGGTCTGGAGAATTCCATCTCTACTCATTTTAATTATTCTATTGTAGAAGCAGACATTGAAAATGATCCTTCTCTAAAAACAATCTGCGATACTTACAAGGGAAGCAATCTGGAATCTCAGGACTATGAAGCCTGGGCTACAACCATCGATTCCTATCTCACCACAAGCCCTGACGGCAACCTTATGCGTGTACAGGCCGGTGCCCTGGATGGTAAGCTTCTGATCGAATATTACGACACATCCTATAACTTCAAAAGAGCAATGACACTGGATCTGTCCCTGCCAATTTTCGGCGCATTCTATGAAAGCAATGACAATTACTATATTCTCACTGGTCAAAACAACCCGGATCATAATGATTCTGTGGAAACCTACCGTGTGACAAAATATTCCAAAGACTGGAAAGCCCAGGGCTCCTGCAGCCTTTTTGGTGCCAATACTGCCCAGCCATTTGCATTCGGAACAGCCAGAATGATGGTATCCGGAAACTACCTCTATGTCAGAACCTGTCATGTTATGTATAATGGACATCAGGCAAATGTAACTTTCTCTGTAAATACTTCCGATATGAGTATTATGGATCAGTATTATAAAGTGGAATATACCCCTTCCGGTTACGTAAGTCATACTTTTACACAATTTCTGAAAATGGATAATGGAACCTTCCTGGGAGTAGATCAGGGTGATACCTATCCACGAGGAATCAATCTTGTCAAAAGTACCATTGACAGCAGCACCGGACGTTTTACCAAGAATTTCTCTACCTCTGTAATAATGGATTTTACATTAGGCGGCGGTACTTATACGGCTGCTACAGTAGGCGGATTTGAATATTCAGATTCTTCTTATCTGGTTGCAGGAAGTTGTGATATTGACAATACCAGAACCACCAGAAATGTTTTCATCCTTTCTGCCCCAAAATCCGGTGATACACCAGTGATCCGTTATCTTTCCAACTATGCAGGAACTGAAGATACAGCCTCTGCTCCCCATCTGATCAAAACAGGCAGCAACAGTTTCATCATTATGTGGTCCAGCCAGGGACATGTTTACTATACTGCTCTGGACGGAAACGGACAGCAAACCAGTTCTATTTACCAGATGGTAGGAAATCTGTCTGATTGTGTTCCAGTCATTGTAAATGGAAAACTGATCTGGTATACCTGGAAAAATGAGGTAAATACCTTTTACAGCATCAACCTGTCCAACCTTTCAGAGAATCATGCTTCAAGGATTACAAATGGTCACAAGTTTGCCAATGGAACCCCAGTTAATGGATTAATGAAACGTTCCTGTACAGCCTGCGGCTATCAGGATACCGTTTCCGTTCCTACCTCTATCAATCTGTGGAAGAAGAAAGAACCTGACAGTTATAACTATATCTATATGGGCAGATCTAATTATATGGATATTGGACAGTCTGCCGATCTCTGGTGGACTCCTAAGTTCAATTCTGCCAATTCATCTTATCCTGAATTATCAGAATGTGTGATCAGCAATTCAGATGAAAGTGTTCTGTCTATAAAAATGAATACAATTGATATGGCTACGATCACTGCCAAAAAAGCCGGCAAAGCCACTATCAGCATTAAATCCAAATACAGCGACGATTATGTCCTGAAAACCGATTTTTATGTCAATATGATCGACAGCAGCCATTCCCGTCTTTCTCTTAAAAGAAGTACCTATAATTACGATGGAACTGAACATAAACCATCTGCAACCTTAACAATAAACGGTGCTGCAGCAACAGAAGGAACAGATTTTAAACTTTCTTACGAAGGAGATCTCGTAAATGCAGGTACTGTTACAGTAACAGCCACAGGTATTGGTAAATATACAGGTTCTGTAAGCACCACTTACCGTATTAATCCTCAAACACTAACAGCAACTGATACCAGTATCTCCGTTGAATCCGCTTACTACAACGGTTCTGAACAAAAACCAGCCGTAAGTGTCACACATAATGGTAAGAAACTGACACCAGATACTGATTATACCGTCGCTTATACTAACAATATCAAAGTTACTAATTACGCACGGGCATGCATCACCGGCCAGGGCAATTACAAAGGTACATTAACCCAGTATTTCACAATTCGGAAACAGGACATCAGTAACTGCAGCATTATATTATCTGCAGATTCTTTCCCGTATGACGGTTCCGACAAAAGACCTGAAGTTACTGTAAAATCCGGTAATAACACCTTAACTGCCAGTTCAGATTACACGGTTTCCTACAGCAATAACCGTGCTGTAGGTACTGCTACGGTAACAATATCAGGCAGAAATAACTACACCGGTTCTACATCAAAAAGCTTCAGGATTGTTCCGGCTGACATCGCAAATTTTACCGCTTCCCTCTCAGCAAGCACATTTGGATACGATGGTTCTAAAAAGGAACCGTCCGCAACAGTCAGATCCGGAAACAAAGCGCTCACTTCCGGCACGGACTTCACTGTTTCCTACAGTAACAATGTAAACGTAGGCACAGCTTCCGCAGTCATTACAGGTAAGGGCAATTACTCCGGTTCTATTACAAAAGAATTCATCATTACTCCGGCGGATTTCAGCAAACTGACTGCTTCACTAGCAGCAGGCACATTCAGCTATGACGGCACAGAAAAGAAACCTGAGGTTACTGTGAAATCCGGCAGTAAACAGCTGACTTCCGGTACTGACTTCACCGTTTCCTACACTGACAACATTAATGTCGGCACTGCCAAAGCCGTTATTACAGGCAAAGGCAACTATTCCGGTACCATTACGAAATCTTTTAAGATCACTCAGGCTGACCTCAGCAAATTCACAGCTTCTCTTTCTGCTGATTCCTTTATCTACGATGGCGCAGAAAAGAAACCTGTAGTCACTGTGAAATCCGATAATGCACAGTTAACTGCAGATACCGACTTTACAGTTTCTTACAGCAGCAATGTAAACGCAGGCACTGCCACTGTCACTATTACAGGTAAAGGTAACTATTCCGGTTCTATCAGGAAACAGTTTACGATCACTCCGGCTGATTTTTCCGGATTTTCCGCTGAGCTTTCTGCAGATACAGTTACTTATACCGGTTCCGCACAGAAACCAGGTGCTACTGTGAAATCTGGCGATAAGGTATTGGTTTCCGGCACGGATTTCACTGTTTCTTACAGTAACAACACAAATGCAGGTACTGCCAAAGCAACCATCAAAGGTAAAGGCAACTACTCCGGCACTATCACAAAGGAATTCACCATCACCCCTGCTGATATCAGCCAGCTGACTGCCTCTCTTTCTGCCGATATTTTCAGATACAACGGCACAGAGCAGAAACCTTCAGTTACTGTGAAATCCAGAGACAAAATGCTTGTACCAGATACTGATTTCACTGTTTCCTACAGCGATAACATCGATGTCGGTACTGCCACTGTAAACATCACAGGCCAGGGCAATTACACCGGCTCCATGACCAGAACCTTTACCATCACCAATGCCCGAATCCCTGCCGTGATCACTGCCAAAAGTGTGACTCTGAATCAGAGTACCAAGAAGACCAGCATCTTTACAGCAGAAACAGATGGTAAAATCACCCTGAAATCTTCCAATTCCAAAATCGTCAAGGTTTCCGGAACTAAGATTATCCCTGTAGCTCCTGGTAAAGTTACACTCACTATCACAGCTGCCAGAGGACAGGATTACGAGAAAGCATCCAAAAAAATCTCCGTAACAGTTCGTCCTCTCACCACTTCCAAACTGTCCCTGAAATCAACTGCCAAAAAACAGGCCACAGTTTCCTGGACAGCAAGGAAATCCATCAGCAGATACCAGATCTACTACAGCCGGCGCAGTGATATGAAAAATGCCAAACACATCACAGCGAAAAGCTCTGCCAAATCCGCAGTACTCAAGAACCTGACCTCAAAGAAAAAATATTATGTCCGCATCAGAACTTATAAGACTGTCAGCGGCAAGAAATATTATTCCACATGGTCATCTGTAAAATCAGTCACTGTGAAATAA
- a CDS encoding DUF362 domain-containing protein — protein sequence MEKSTVYFTDFRCSVGTSQLDKLKKLCIVAGIKDIDMEGKFVAIKMHFGELGNMAFLRPNYAKVVADLCKEQGGLPFLTDCNTLYPGSRKNALEHLNCANMNGFNTITTGCQIIIGDGLRGTDEVEVPVVNGEYCETALIGHAIMDADIFISLTHFKGHEATGFGGTLKNIGMGCGSRAGKMKQHASGKPAVNEELCRGCRRCAKECGSDAITYLNKKAVIDYDKCKGCGRCIGACSFDAVYNPNSSANELLDRKMAEYAQAVCHGRPCFHISLVQDISPNCDCHGENDAPILPDIGMFASFDPIALDQACADACLKAAPIANSQLGEHLAKPDWHCHHDHFKDSNPNIEWEATLDQGEKIGLGTRQYELKIVK from the coding sequence ATGGAAAAATCAACCGTATATTTCACAGATTTCCGATGCTCAGTAGGAACCAGCCAGCTGGATAAGCTGAAAAAACTCTGTATTGTAGCTGGAATCAAAGATATTGATATGGAAGGGAAATTCGTAGCGATCAAGATGCATTTCGGAGAGCTTGGAAACATGGCATTTCTGCGTCCGAATTATGCAAAAGTAGTCGCTGATCTTTGTAAGGAGCAGGGAGGACTTCCGTTCCTGACAGACTGCAACACCCTTTACCCGGGAAGCAGGAAAAATGCCCTGGAGCATCTGAATTGTGCGAACATGAATGGTTTTAACACCATCACTACCGGATGTCAGATCATCATTGGTGACGGACTGAGAGGTACGGATGAAGTGGAAGTGCCTGTAGTAAATGGAGAATACTGTGAAACAGCACTGATCGGACATGCAATCATGGATGCGGATATTTTTATCAGCTTAACTCATTTCAAGGGACATGAAGCGACCGGTTTCGGAGGCACGCTCAAAAATATCGGTATGGGCTGCGGAAGCCGTGCAGGAAAAATGAAACAGCATGCCAGCGGAAAACCGGCTGTAAATGAGGAACTCTGCCGTGGATGCCGCCGTTGTGCCAAAGAATGTGGCAGTGATGCCATTACCTATCTGAATAAAAAAGCAGTTATTGATTATGACAAATGTAAAGGCTGTGGACGCTGTATCGGAGCCTGCAGTTTTGACGCAGTTTATAATCCAAACAGCAGTGCCAACGAACTTCTGGACCGCAAAATGGCTGAGTATGCACAGGCAGTCTGTCATGGACGTCCATGTTTCCATATTTCCCTGGTGCAGGACATCAGCCCGAACTGCGACTGTCACGGAGAAAATGATGCGCCGATCCTTCCAGATATCGGAATGTTTGCAAGTTTTGACCCGATCGCACTGGATCAGGCATGCGCAGATGCCTGTCTGAAAGCAGCACCTATTGCCAACAGCCAGCTGGGAGAACATCTGGCGAAACCGGACTGGCACTGCCACCACGACCATTTCAAAGATTCCAATCCAAACATTGAGTGGGAGGCTACACTGGATCAGGGTGAAAAGATAGGACTGGGAACCAGACAGTATGAACTGAAGATTGTGAAATAG